In the genome of Fusarium fujikuroi IMI 58289 draft genome, chromosome FFUJ_chr02, one region contains:
- a CDS encoding related to TAM domain methyltransferase, which translates to MPNQSAGTTTPPEAQAPITANMKSPSKSPSKSPSRSPPAQGEIGPADDSDHDTHDDADSSIGTDAESSTASVSASILEYRRSQGRTYHSDKFTANYFFPNDDQQVESMDLTHHYLTLLLDGELFLAPIKIDSTQRVLDVGTGSGIWAIEFADRYPNTEVIGTDLSPCQPQWVPQNLRFEIDDATQPWTWKEDYFSFIHIRYLFGAIKDWNSIFSEAYRCCTPGGWVQSGEADVTFRSDDGTTELEPVFKTYQKLFEEGSQILGNPFFVHDLQQRAFEEAGFTDVETVDYKFPIGGWPKDPKLAEVGQFVKATLENDLEGYTLMMWQDVCQWPKDEYQVFLMSLRKAIRNPKVHSYMTVRYVYGHK; encoded by the exons ATGCCGAACCAATCCGCAGGAACCACGACGCCGCCCGAGGCGCAGGCACCAATCACTGCCAATATGAAGTCTCCGTCAAAGTCTCCTTCGAAATCCCCATCAAGGTCTCCACCAGCCCAGGGCGAAATTGGCCCTGCGGATGATTCTGAT CATGACAcccatgatgatgccgacTCTTCCATCGGGACCGATGC CGAGAGCTCAACCGCCTCTGTTTCTGCGAGTATTCTCGAGTACCGTCGCAGCCAGGGGCGCACGTACCACAGCGACAAATTCACCGCGAATTACTTCTTCCCCAATGATGACCAACAAGTTGAGTCTATGGACTTGAC ACACCATTACCTGACGCTTCTGTTGGACGGTGAACTGTTTCTTGCCCCTATCAAGATAGATTCAACACAG CGAGTTCTAGATGTTGGTACCGGAAGCG GCATCTGGGCCAT TGAATTTGCCGACCGGTATCCCAACACAGAAGTAATCGGCACAGACCTGTCTCCTTGCCAACCCCAATGGGTGCCCCAGAATCTTCGTTTTGAAATAGATGATGCCACGCAGCCTTGGACCTGGAAGGAAGATTATTTCAGCTTCATTCATATCCGATATCTCTTTGGTGCAATCAAAGACTGGAATAGTATCTTCAGCGAGGCATACCGATGTTGCACACCAGGGGGCTGGGTCCAATCAGGCGAGGCCGATGTCACATTCCGTAGTGATGATGGAACTACTGAGCTGGAACCTGTTTTCAAAACATACCAGAAGCTCTTTGAAGAAGGCAGTCAGATTCTAGGTAACCCCTTCTTTGTCCACGATTTGCAACAGAGGGCTTTTGAAGAGGCTGGCTTTACAGATGTTGAGACCGTTGATTACAAG TTCCCCATCGGTGGTTGGCCCAAAGATCCAAAACTCGCCGAGGTTGGGCAGTTTGTCAAGGCCACGCTGGAGAACGATTTGGAGG GTTACACCCTTATGATGTGGCAGGACGTTTGCCAATGGCCCAAAGATGAATATCAGGTATTCCTCATGAGCTTGCGTAAAGCCATACGCAACCCAAAAGTGCATAGCTACATGACTGTGCGTTACGTGTACGGTCATAAGTAG
- a CDS encoding related to heterokaryon incompatibility protein (het-6OR allele), translating to MRSSSWTTLRRSSTFSTKYKYESTLDSTHIRLVKIRPRTRSLLSERLNIDVTTHSLDEAEALGYHALSYTWGAPEGEVKRKVSDSCILVNGSRFYVQPNLLAALKRFEEFDWYLWIDAICIDQANQREREIQVGIMSEIYSMAARVDIWLGDGGKESAEAIRLTRALSSLAEETSGSEVSPGKSEIESSGLPPIPSEGWKPFVDLLDRNWFRRAWVIQETVLSRQAFVFLGSSECISWEQLASALMMIQRLGWYPNATLAMAKVEQISWTPGPYSIHFISVIKTSLESLKSPQDHPQLSVIEDLTGADNWKTTASSQLAYMMMLSHKFKITNARDRVYSLLGMVNIAASHMGVPRCDLEVNYDASVAEVFTAATANILNHCNHLGFISLAGIAEFHSGTLNLPSGDLPSWVPNFSNEPSAARTAPILFPWARGKVQLDAARYAQIGSLGFRISGSRLSVQAQRIGQIIPGSYQFYVLAYYFHVEHFAALLLRCGKRYKVTGELSIEACWRTFIFGANIHDSIDISKLGASFKAWLCYILFQYLRVWDTSMTVDQRLVFLEQLTIFQSLVARDGDEAYDMLPSIEWVKQMLQKLGASDPSDSQLASIFSFMARTCSLGGFSEEFDLEWTSLVAKELADMFILAARFASLLGTYAAQRQVFLTDEGHLGLAFSSALEGDSVWVVSSCPVPLVLRPRADGTYQMIGDSYVHGIMEGEAVKDNSWEEITMT from the coding sequence ATGCGCTCCTCATCGTGGACAACTCTCCGCAGAAGCAGTACTTTTAGTACCAAGTACAAATACGAATCAACACTCGACTCGACACATATTCGTCTAGTAAAAATCCGTCCCCGAACACGCAGCCTCTTATCGGAGAGATTAAACATCGACGTGACCACTCATTCTCTGGATGAAGCAGAGGCACTTGGCTACCATGCACTATCTTATACATGGGGTGCACCAGAGGGAGAAGTCAAACGCAAGGTCTCCGACTCATGCATACTGGTGAACGGCAGTAGATTCTACGTCCAACCAAACTTACTCGCGGCGCTCAAGCGCTTCGAAGAATTTGATTGGTATTTGTGGATCGACGCAATATGTATTGATCAGGCCAACCAAAGGGAGCGCGAGATCCAGGTCGGCATCATGAGCGAGATTTATAGCATGGCAGCCCGAGTCGATATCTGGCTCGGTGATGGCGGAAAAGAATCAGCTGAGGCTATTCGTCTGACACGGGCACTTTCCAGCTTGGCTGAGGAGACTTCTGGAAGTGAAGTGAGCCCGGGCAAAAGCGAAATCGAAAGTTCAGGCCTTCCACCTATTCCTTCTGAAGGCTGGAAGCCATTCGTTGATCTCCTGGACCGGAATTGGTTCCGTAGAGCTTGGGTGATTCAAGAGACCGTCCTATCTCGGCAGGCGTTTGTCTTCCTGGGAAGCAGCGAATGCATCTCTTGGGAACAGCTCGCCTctgcattgatgatgattcaaAGACTAGGCTGGTATCCCAACGCGACAttggccatggccaaggtGGAGCAGATTTCATGGACACCAGGACCCTACTCTATTCACTTCATCAGCGTGATCAAGACGTCCCTCGAAAGCTTGAAAAGTCCCCAAGATCACCCACAGCTTTCTGTTATCGAGGATCTCACCGGCGCTGATAATTGGAAAACAACCGCCAGTTCTCAGTTAGCTTACATGATGATGTTAAGCCATAAGTTCAAGATAACGAATGCTCGTGATCGGGTTTATTCGTTGTTGGGGATGGTCAACATTGCCGCGAGCCATATGGGAGTTCCTCGGTGCGATCTGGAAGTTAATTACGATGCTTCAGTTGCTGAGGTATTTACAGCCGCAACGGCCAACATCCTAAATCATTGTAATCACCTCGGCTTCATCTCCTTGGCTGGGATTGCAGAATTTCACAGTGGCACACTGAACTTACCTTCAGGGGACTTACCCTCATGGGTACCAAATTTCTCGAACGAGCCATCCGCTGCAAGAACTGCTCCTATCCTTTTCCCCTGGGCCAGAGGCAAAGTTCAATTGGACGCAGCACGATACGCCCAGATTGGCTCTCTGGGATTCCGCATTAGTGGCTCGAGGCTCTCTGTGCAGGCCCAGCGTATCGGACAGATCATTCCAGGGTCTTATCAATTCTACGTACTCGCTTACTACTTCCACGTCGAACACTTTGCGGCCCTTCTACTACGGTGCGGCAAGCGCTACAAAGTAACTGGAGAGCTCAGTATTGAAGCTTGTTGGCGTACTTTCATCTTTGGCGCAAATATACACGATTCAATAGATATCTCGAAGCTTGGCGCTTCCTTCAAAGCCTGGCTTTGCTACATCTTATTTCAATACTTGCGGGTCTGGGACACTTCCATGACAGTCGACCAACGACTTGTTTTCTTGGAGCAATTGACAATCTTCCAGTCTCTTGTGGCTCGGGATGGGGACGAAGCTTACGATATGCTTCCAAGTATTGAATGGGTCAAACAGATGCTGCAAAAGTTAGGTGCCTCTGATCCTTCAGACTCACAGCTGGCGTCAATATTTTCATTCATGGCGAGGACCTGCTCACTGGGGGGGTTTTCTGAGGAGTTTGACTTGGAGTGGACGTCCCTGGTGGCCAAGGAGCTTGCAGACATGTTTATACTGGCTGCTAGATTCGCATCGCTACTAGGAACATACGCTGCTCAGCGGCAAGTTTTCCTGACAGACGAAGGGCATCTAGGACTGGCTTTCTCGTCTGCACTAGAAGGGGACAGTGTCTGGGTGGTTTCGTCTTGTCCAGTGCCATTGGTTTTGAGGCCTCGAGCTGATGGTACTTATCAAATGATCGGAGATAGCTACGTTCACGGAATCATGGAAGGCGAAGCGGTAAAAGACAACAGCTGGGAGGAGATCACCATGACCTAA
- a CDS encoding related to 3-hydroxyacyl-CoA dehydratase, whose amino-acid sequence MARSTSDSKPKQSTYLFLYNTLSAILRTALLLRTTYLWLTQGNGAVWDELNIIARWTETFTVMEIIHAVFGLVRAAPATTALQVAGRNTIVWAITRNYPEVGYRETAYSLMLMAWNAADAIRYFYFTLQTGTGSVPASLTWLRYNMFLVLYPVGILSEMKLVYEVIQPSKARNPAYQYLLWFGLAIYVPAFYILFGHMLAQRAKINRTNPKKQI is encoded by the exons ATGGCGCGATCAACTTCTGATTCGAAGCCTAAGCAATCCACATATTTATTCCTCTATAACACTCTCTCAGCCATTCTTCGAACCGCCCTGTTGCTCAGAACGACCTATTTGTGGTTAACCCAAGGCAATGGGGCTGTGTGGGACGAACTAAACATCATAGCACGATGGACCGAGACTTTTACAGTGATGGAAATTATTCATGCtgtctttggtcttgtccGAGCAGCTCCTGCTACAACGGCGCTGCAAGTCGCTGGTCGAAACACCATTGTCTGGGCTATTACACGAAACTATCCAGAAGTTGGCTATAGAGAGACTGCGTATAGTCTTATGCTCATGGCTTGGAATGCCGCCGATGCAATTCGatacttttactttactCTTCAAACGGGGACGGGATCTGTGCCAGCTAGTTTGACATGGTTGAG ATATAACATGTTCCTTGTTCTTTACCCCGTCGGTATTCTCTCTGAGATGAAACTCGTGTACGAAGTCATCCAGCCATCCAAAGCTCGGAATCCAGCTTATCAATATTTACTTTGGTTCGGACTAGCGATTTATGTTCCAG CATTTTACATCCTCTTTGGGCATATGTTGGCTCAGAGGGCCAAGATCAACCGCACCAACCCCAAGAAACAGATCTAA
- a CDS encoding related to allantoate permease codes for MTSKPDSLPDKEIEEQRTVQDEIYIDPVAEKALLRKLDMWIVPPVMLLYLLSFLDRVNIGNARLYGMEEDLGLVGDQYQLAVSVLFVTYIASELPSNLVIKKFRPSRWIAFITTAWGIVATLTGIVQDFKGLVACRVILGALEGGLFPGLTIYLTMFYTKREYALRIGYLFVSAAIAGSLGGLLAYGIGHMDGVAGLKGWRWIIIIEGIPTFVLGIAVWFWLADDPDSAHYLTINERELIDARMRRQIGHTKSSDQMHKADVYAGLKDWKIWLFCIGQFGGDTILYGYSTFLPTIIRGLGDWNTAQVQALTIPCYAMGAITYLVVAWFSDRTQRRAVFTVILGLVCAIGYALLVSPAPSGVRYFGCFLAAMGLYVIVGLPLAWLPSNNPRYGKRTVATGLQLTIGNSAGIPAPFLYKTHEGPRFVKGHAVSMALVAMSSLIYMAFWAWFRRQNKRKVEGKEDHRTQGLTEEEAEELGEHNPRFHYTY; via the exons ATGACTTCAAAGCCGGATAGCCTTCCTGacaaggagattgaggaacAGCGCACTGTTCAGGATGAGATTTACATCGATCCagttgctgagaaggcgCTTTTGCGAAAGCTTGACATGTGGATTGTTCCACCTGTGATGCTGCTCTACCTTCTCAGTTTTCTGGATCGTGTGAATATTGGTAATGCGCGACTCTATGGTATGGAAGAGGATCTAGGCTTGGTGGGCGATCAG TATCAACTCGCAGTTTCAGTTCTGTTCGTTACGTACATCGCTTCTGAGCTTCCTTCAAACCTCGTCATCAAGAAATTCAGACCCTCGCGATGGATCGCGTTCATCACCACGGCCTGGGGTATCGTCGCCACACTTACCGGTATCGTGCAAGATTTCAAGGGCTTGGTCGCATGCCGTGTTATTCTTGGTGCTCTTGAAGGCGGTCTCTTTCCCGGTCTTACGATTTATCTTACCATGTTTTACACCAAGCGCGAATACGCCCTTCGAATCGGTTATCTCTTTGTCAGTGCCGCCATTGCAGGTTCTCTCGGCGGCCTTCTCGCTTACGGTATCGGTCACATGGATGGCGTAGCTGGGCTCAAGGGTTGGCGATGGATTATTATCATCGAGGGAATTCCAACTTTTGTCCTTGGAATTGCTGTTTGGTTCTGGCTTGCAGACGATCCCGATTCAGCTCATTACCTTACCATCAACGAACGCGAACTCATCGATGCACGAATGCGCCGACAAATCGGTCATACCAAATCTTCGGATCAGATGCACAAGGCCGATGTCTACGCTGGTCTCAAGGATTGGAAGATCTGGCTTTTCTGCATTGGTCAGTTTGGAGGAGATACTATTCTTTATGGATACAGCACCTTTTTGCCAACGATTATCCGAGGGTTGGGTGATTGGAACACAGCTCAGGTCCAGGCTCTTACGATCCCTTGCTACGCTATGGGTGCGATCACCTACCTTGTCGTAGCATGGTTCTCTGATCGAACTCAGCGACGAGCCGTTTTCACAGTCATCCTCGGCCTTGTCTGCGCCATTGGATACGCTCTTCTTGTCAGCCCAGCTCCATCTGGTGTTCGATATTTCGGCTGCTTCCTCGCCGCAATGGGACTATACGTCATCGTTGGTTTACCTCTTGCTTGGCTTCCCAGTAACAACCCACGCTATGGAAAGCGTACTGTCGCCACTGGTCTGCAGCTAACCATTGGTAACTCTGCTGGAATCCCAGCTCCCTTT CTATACAAAACTCACGAGGGTCCCCGATTCGTCAAAGGTCACGCCGTTTCTATGGCCTTGGTCGCCATGTCGTCTCTGATCTATATGGCCTTCTGGGCTTGGTTCCGTCGTCAGAATAAGAGAAAGGTCGAAGGCAAAGAGGATCACAGAACTCAGGGACTGACTgaggaggaagctgaggagcTTGGGGAGCATAATCCAAGATTCCACTACACTTACTGA